The Fortiea contorta PCC 7126 genome has a segment encoding these proteins:
- the thrC gene encoding threonine synthase: MTLSLSIAKSHRQPWPGLIEAYRQYLPVGDTTPVVTLLEGNTPLIPAPAIAEQIGKQVRVFVKYDGLNPTGSFKDRGMTMAISKAKEAGAQAVICASTGNTSAAAAAYARRAGMKAFVLIPDGYVALGKLAQALLYGAEVLAIQGNFDRALEIVCDMAQSYPVTLVNSVNPYRLEGQKTAAFEVVDVLGNAPDWLCIPVGNAGNITAYWMGFCQYHQEGKCDRLPRMMGFQAAGAAPLVHGQPIAHPETLATAIRIGNPASWEKAIAAQSASQGQFHAVTDAEILDAYRLLASSEGIFCEPASAASVAGLLQVKDQIPPGATVVCVLTGNGLKDPDTAIKHSNSQFKQGITAELGAVAAAMGLA; the protein is encoded by the coding sequence GTGACTTTGAGCCTGTCTATTGCTAAATCCCATCGCCAACCCTGGCCAGGGCTGATAGAAGCCTACCGTCAATACTTACCTGTGGGCGACACAACGCCGGTTGTTACTCTGTTGGAAGGGAATACGCCGCTGATTCCTGCACCAGCGATCGCTGAACAAATCGGCAAACAAGTACGTGTGTTTGTCAAGTATGACGGCCTTAACCCTACCGGTAGCTTCAAAGACCGGGGAATGACAATGGCAATTTCTAAAGCCAAGGAGGCCGGGGCGCAGGCGGTGATCTGTGCGAGTACAGGCAATACTTCAGCCGCAGCCGCAGCCTATGCTAGACGAGCGGGAATGAAAGCCTTTGTCTTAATTCCCGACGGCTATGTGGCCTTGGGTAAATTAGCACAAGCTTTACTATACGGGGCTGAGGTGCTGGCGATTCAAGGTAATTTTGACCGCGCCTTAGAAATTGTCTGCGACATGGCCCAAAGCTACCCGGTAACTTTGGTGAATTCAGTCAATCCCTATCGCCTAGAAGGGCAAAAAACAGCGGCGTTTGAAGTGGTCGATGTTTTGGGGAACGCCCCTGATTGGTTATGTATCCCGGTGGGTAATGCGGGAAATATCACAGCATATTGGATGGGATTTTGTCAATACCATCAAGAAGGAAAGTGCGATCGCTTACCGAGGATGATGGGTTTCCAAGCAGCAGGTGCTGCACCCCTAGTCCACGGACAACCAATCGCCCATCCCGAAACCTTAGCCACAGCCATTCGCATCGGGAATCCCGCTAGCTGGGAAAAAGCGATCGCTGCTCAATCAGCCAGCCAAGGTCAATTCCACGCCGTCACCGATGCTGAAATTCTCGACGCCTATCGACTGTTAGCCTCATCCGAAGGGATTTTCTGCGAACCCGCCAGCGCCGCTTCCGTAGCAGGTCTGCTGCAGGTAAAAGACCAAATTCCCCCAGGCGCGACTGTAGTTTGCGTCCTCACAGGTAATGGTTTGAAAGACCCAGATACAGCCATCAAACACAGCAACAGCCAATTTAAACAAGGTATCACCGCCGAATTAGGCGCAGTGGCTGCGGCGATGGGATTGGCTTAA